Part of the Imperialibacter roseus genome, GTTTTGTGCCCTGGTACATTCTTCACGTGGCGGGCGTTGACCAGAATAATTTCAAAGTCCTCTTCCAGTATATTAAATACTGGCTTCCAGTAAACGCCTGTGCTTTCCATTGCCACATGGGTAACTCCCTGGCTTTTACACCAATCTCTTAACTCTGTCAAAGAACTTGTGTAGGCTTCAAACTCCCTGGTCTGGTAGTCATTCTGCCCTTTGCTGATCGTCGCTACGATCACCGCCTGATGTACGTCAAGGCCACAGCCGACCTTCACTATTTGTTCAAAAGCTACTTCTCCCGTTTCCATATAACTTTCAAGGGTTTCGATAACCCTTGAAAGTTACTCAATATTCATTTTCGTTCGGGTGTGCTAAAGTCGCTCATGGAGATTTCATCTGTATAAAATTTACTTTTTAGCGGCCAGATGGAATAGCCAAAACCTTTTGGAAGCGATAGTCGACTATTCTCCGACTTTATTCATTCCGCTGGGTATGGACTTTCCTTATGGCTATTTCATGTGGGTGGTTTTTTGAAATTTAAGGGTTTTTGAATTTATTCCATCAGACAGCTCACTATTTGCTGAAAAGACAGGTCTATATTATCTGTCAAATAATACTTCCGCTGAAAAATTCAAACGCATAAACGACCACGTTTTTGTCTATCTTCCAAAAGTAAACCAACCCAAGTATGAAAAAAACTGTATACACTGGCCTTTTGGCCCTATTAATGCTTACCTGCCAATCGTGGATTTCGCCAGCGCCTGCTGGTTCGAAGCTGAAAACAAAAGCCTATCAATTGGCCGAAAAGGTAGAGCCCAAAGTCATCGATTGGAGACACGACATACATGAGCACCCTGAGCTATCAAACAGAGAGTTTAAAACTGCCGAAAAAATTGCAGCCCACTTAAAAAGCCTCGGTATGGAGGTAAAAACCGGTGTGGCTATTACCGGCGTTGTCGGAACACTGGTGGGAGGAAAGCCCGGCCCGGTAGTGGCCCTTAGGGCGGACATGGATGCCCTTCCGGTGCCTGAAAGAAACGACCTTCCCTGGAAATCAAAGGTAATGGGAGAGTACAACGGCCAGTCAGTTCCGGTGATGCACGCCTGCGGACACGACACACACGTGGCGATTCTGATGGGCGTGGCCGAGGTGCTGAGCCAAATGAAGAGCGAATTAAAAGGCACCGTGAAGTTCATCTTTCAGCCAGCTGAGGAAGGTGCGCCGGAAGGTGAAGAGGGTGGCGCCGAACTGATGGTGAAGGAAGGGGTGCTGGAAAACCCAAAAGTGGATGCCATCTTTGGTTTGCACATCAACTCAGCCACCGAAGTAGGAAGCATTCGTTATAAGCCAGGCGGAGCCTTGGCCAGCGTAAACAGTTTTACCATCAAAGTGAAGGGGCGCCAGGCGCACGGCTCTGCTCCCTGGAGCAGCATCGACCCAATAGTAACCGCCGCTCAAATCATTAACAACGCCCAGACCATCGTGAGCCGAAACATGATGCTGACCAAGGAAGCTGCCGTTGTCACCTTTGGTAGTATACATGGTGGCGTGCGAAGCAATATCATTCCTGAAGAAGTGACGCTCGTGGGCACTATCCGGGCGCTGGACAATGGCATGAGAGACCAGATTCACGAGAGATTACGTTCCATCGCCACGCATACGGCCGAAGGCATGGGTGCTACTGCCGAAGTTATCATCGACAAGGGATATCCCATCACCTACAACGATCCCGCACTAACAGCCAAAATGCTTCCGAGCCTTGAGGAAGTGGCAGGCAAAGAAAATGTGATTTTGTCGGCCGCCAGCACAGGTGCTGAAGACTTTTCATTCTTTCAGGAAAAAGTGCCTGGCTTTTTCATTTTTCTGGGAGGTATGCCAAAGGGGCAGGACGCCTCAAAAGTGGCCTCTCACCACACGCCTGATTTTTATGTAGACGATGAAGGAATGCTGCTGGGTATAAAGTCTCTTTGCGCTCTAACGCTTGACTACATGGAAAGCCCAAAATAAGTTTCAGTCCGGCTGTGGTAGGTTTTTTCCACCGCAGCCGGACTCCCTCACAAGGTTTCTCTTTTGAAACAACAGCTTCTTCAAATGGATATTGACAAGTACTTGCACAGGATAGACGTTTCAGCCAGGGAGGCTCCAGGTGCCCGTTTCCTCAAGCACCTTCATTATCAGCATTTGCTACATATTCCATTCGAAAACCTTGATATTCACTGGGGCAAGGAAATCCTGCTTGATACCGAGAGGTTGTATAAAAAAATAATTGAGCAAAAACGAGGCGGTTTCTGCTACGAGCTCAACGGTCTTTTCTACTCATTGCTTTCCCAGCTGGGGTTTACCTGCTATATGGCTTCGGCCAGAATGCCAAAGCCTGACGGAAAACTCTCTCCCGAATTCGAGCACATGTGCATTTTGGTGCAGTTGGAAGGTGAGGTGTTTCTTTGCGACGTGGGCTATGGCAAAGGGCCGGTCTATCCCCTCAAAGTGCTGGAAGAGAACATGCAAATGAGCCTCAACCAGTTTTACCGAGTCCGGAAGAAAGATGATGTTGGTTGGTGGCTGGATGAATCGGATGACGGTCAATCCTTTGAGGAAAAATACCTCTTCTCACCAAAAAGAAGAACACTTATAGAGTTTATCCCCCGTTGCGTTTATCAGCAAACTGACCCTGAAAGTCATTTCAGAAAAGGAAAAATGATCACTCAGGCCACCCCGGATGGCAGAAAAACT contains:
- a CDS encoding amidohydrolase, with protein sequence MLTCQSWISPAPAGSKLKTKAYQLAEKVEPKVIDWRHDIHEHPELSNREFKTAEKIAAHLKSLGMEVKTGVAITGVVGTLVGGKPGPVVALRADMDALPVPERNDLPWKSKVMGEYNGQSVPVMHACGHDTHVAILMGVAEVLSQMKSELKGTVKFIFQPAEEGAPEGEEGGAELMVKEGVLENPKVDAIFGLHINSATEVGSIRYKPGGALASVNSFTIKVKGRQAHGSAPWSSIDPIVTAAQIINNAQTIVSRNMMLTKEAAVVTFGSIHGGVRSNIIPEEVTLVGTIRALDNGMRDQIHERLRSIATHTAEGMGATAEVIIDKGYPITYNDPALTAKMLPSLEEVAGKENVILSAASTGAEDFSFFQEKVPGFFIFLGGMPKGQDASKVASHHTPDFYVDDEGMLLGIKSLCALTLDYMESPK
- a CDS encoding arylamine N-acetyltransferase family protein; this encodes MDIDKYLHRIDVSAREAPGARFLKHLHYQHLLHIPFENLDIHWGKEILLDTERLYKKIIEQKRGGFCYELNGLFYSLLSQLGFTCYMASARMPKPDGKLSPEFEHMCILVQLEGEVFLCDVGYGKGPVYPLKVLEENMQMSLNQFYRVRKKDDVGWWLDESDDGQSFEEKYLFSPKRRTLIEFIPRCVYQQTDPESHFRKGKMITQATPDGRKTLTEKMLIVNSRGERTEHYLLNQDDFYIKLEEHFNIRRSTS